Proteins encoded within one genomic window of Perognathus longimembris pacificus isolate PPM17 chromosome 28, ASM2315922v1, whole genome shotgun sequence:
- the LOC125343770 gene encoding melanoma-associated antigen 10-like, whose amino-acid sequence MRRPAQKGQHSKHVLGPMAQREAPSPMIQQIPIHLHVSTFAATSFPTAQIPITHTGLPVGILHDFPSSQRVSATPMGLSSILRSHFSQVSWTQENLCLQGSMIDPESLQEDVLSLVLLMILKYKKNEVITRAEMMTCIIKSHCDYFPVIFSRVIDCMQLVFGIDVKEVEPSSHSYILAIALGLTYDGMLSDIQGLPKTGLLIVILAIVFMEGNHAPEAAVWNILCKMGVCVDQDHDVYGDPRKLVMVDFIQEQYLEYQHVPSSFPARFEFLWGPRAHAETTKVKVLEHWAKFTGCDPRSFPFLYEEALRADQQSTYP is encoded by the coding sequence ATGAGGCGTCCTGCTCAGAAAGGCCAGCACAGCAAGCATGTACTTGGCCCTATGGCCCAAAGAGAGGCACCGAGCCCAATGATACAACAGATTCCCATACATTTACATGTGTCCACTTTTGCTGCTACCTCTTTCCCGACTGCACAGATCCCCATCACCCATACTGGGTTGCCTGTTGGGATATTACATGATTTCCCGAGTTCTCAGAGAGTGTCAGCTACCCCCATGGGTTTGAGTTCCATTCTGCGTAGCCACTTCAGTCAGGTTTCCTGGACCCAAGAAAACCTATGTCTCCAGGGTAGCATGATAGACCCTGAATCTCTGCAGGAGGATGTACTATCTTTAGTGCTCCTCATGATCctcaaatataagaaaaatgaggTAATAACCAGGGCAGAAATGATGACCTGCATCATCAAAAGCCACTGTGATTATTTTCCTGTCATCTTTAGTAGAGTGATTGATTGTATGCAGCTAGTATTTGGCATTGATGTGAAGGAAGTGGAGCCCAGCAGTCACTCCTACATCCTTGCCATTGCCCTGGGGCTCACGTATGATGGCATGCTTAGTGATATCCAGGGCTTGCCCAAGACTGGCCTCCTGATAGTTATCCTGGCCATAGTATTTATGGAGGGCAACCATGCTCCTGAAGCTGCAGTCTGGAATATTCTTTGTAAGATGGGTGTGTGTGTCGATCAAGACCACGACGTCTATGGAGATCCTAGAAAATTAGTAATGGTAGATTTTATACAGGAGCAGTACCTGGAGTACCAGCATGTGCCCAGCAGTTTTCCTGCCCGCTTTGAATTCCTGTGGGGCCCAAGAGCCCATGCTGAAACTACCAAAGTTAAAGTCTTGGAACACTGGGCTAAGTTTACTGGGTGTGATCCCAGAAGCTTTCCATTTTTATATGAAGAAGCATTGAGAGCTGACCAACAGAGCACCTACCCATGA